DNA sequence from the Tenacibaculum mesophilum genome:
CCCCCATATCATAAGCTTCTTCTTCGTATTCAATACGGTAAAAATCAAAATGATATACTGTTTCGTTTGAGTTTGTTTTATACTCGTTGACCAAAGAAAAAGTAGGAGAATGGGCAATGTCTTCTACACCCAAAACTTTACATATTTCTTTAATTAATGTCGTTTTACCAACTCCCATTTCTCCAAAAAAAAGTAATATTTTATGTTGGGAAGTAGCAATGATTTCTTTAGCTACAGCTGTCAACTCGCTAAGTGAATAATTTCTGTTCATAAGTAGCAAAAATAATGAAGTAATGTTTGTTAATAAAATTTACTTTTTCACTATTTTGGATTATAAACAG
Encoded proteins:
- the tsaE gene encoding tRNA (adenosine(37)-N6)-threonylcarbamoyltransferase complex ATPase subunit type 1 TsaE, producing MNRNYSLSELTAVAKEIIATSQHKILLFFGEMGVGKTTLIKEICKVLGVEDIAHSPTFSLVNEYKTNSNETVYHFDFYRIEYEEEAYDMGVEDYLYSNNWCLVEWPENVKNLLPLDTVSISISLLENGQRNIQLKTN